The following are from one region of the Pygocentrus nattereri isolate fPygNat1 chromosome 20, fPygNat1.pri, whole genome shotgun sequence genome:
- the LOC108414147 gene encoding uncharacterized protein LOC108414147 isoform X2, producing the protein MEAHRSVFSASLLRRVFRGLPGAAVSVMPFCSSALRVLIFLTVMFIPDDQPGQRAAVPVWLPVLLLTVFGVLSMVIGWMWRKKQQLQKRSGGNRMRNHNGEKTMKKRRSLSVMPSRSSALRVLIFLTVTFIPVSESANPSVRVKFNETATLPCSERCSGLVRWTEFSKSTDVLAECDQTSCRSVKEGYQMIHDQYLKGNLSLIITAVDFTKRGLYTCDCDDKDLCDVTLKIEPLNTKIQKKPGESLFLDLDIPEEVEMIYNRTVAAGPSSGQICRVVGRSLQCKPDYKQRTSLASTFVLRGATPSDSGVYTIMDKRNEEAVHSYTVIVEDDQPCRDQGAALPGWVVPVLAVLLTASVGINFWQRRENQQLRKKPEGSGVVKEDQNGADMNGLGKPGAEEQHRLAPPSNDLEAV; encoded by the exons ATGGAAGCCCACCGGAGCGTCTTCAGCGCGTCTCTTCTGCGGCGTGTCTTTCGGGGTCTGCCCGGGGCTGCAGT GTCAGTCATGCCGTTCTGCAGCTCTGCTCTCCGTGTCCTGATCTTCCTGACCGTTATGTTCATTCCTG ATGACCAGCCCGGTCAGAGAGCCGCTGTGCCAGTGTGGCTGCCTGTCCTCTTGCTCACTGTGTTTGGGGTATTATCGATGGTGATTGGGTGGATGTGGAGAAAAAAGCAGCAGCTCCAGAAGAGAAGTGGAGGCAACAGAATGAGGAACCATAATGGAGAAAAGACAATGAAGAAAAGAAGGAGCCT GTCAGTCATGCCGTCCCGCAGCTCTGCCCTCCGTGTCCTGATCTTCCTGACCGTTACGTTCATTCCTG TGTCTGAATCAGCAAATCCCTCAGTGAGGGTGAAGTTTAATGAGACGGCCACTCTGCCCTGCTCTGAGAGATGCTCTGGTTTGGTCAGATGGACTGAGTTCAGTAAATCCACTGATGTTCTGGCTGAGTGTGATCAGACTTCATGTAGATCAGTGAAGGAGGGATATCAGATGATCCATGATCAGTACCTGAAGGggaatctctctctcatcatcactgCAGTTGATTTCACTAAGAGAGGCTTGTACACCTGTGACTGTGATGATAAAGATCTCTGTGATGTGACTCTGAAGATTGAGC CCTTGAACACCAAGATTCAGAAAAAACCCGGAGAATCCCTGTTTCTGGATCTGGACATTCCAGAGGAAGTGGAGATGATTTATAACCGTACAGTTGCAGCTGGACCATCCAGTGGTCAGATCTGTAGAGTGGTTGGACGATCACTGCAGTGTAAACCTGACTATAAACAGAGAACATCACTCGCATCTACGTTTGTGCTGAGAGGAGCGACTCCTTCTGACAGTGGAGTTTATACCATCATGGACAAAAGGAATGAAGAGGCCGTCCACAGCTACACAGTGATAGTCGAAG ATGATCAGCCGTGCAGAGATCAGGGAGCTGCTCTGCCTGGATGGGTGGTTCCAGTGCTGGCTGTGCTGCTCACTGCATCAGTGGGGATAAACTTTTGGCAGAGGAGAGAAAATCAGCAGCTCCGGAAGAAACCTGAAGGGAGTGGAGTTGTTAAAGAAGACCAGAATGGAGCTGATATGAATGGTCTGGGTAAACCTGGTGCAGAAGAACAGCACAGACTAGCACCACCCAGTAATGACCTTGAAGCAGTCTGA
- the LOC108414147 gene encoding uncharacterized protein LOC108414147 isoform X1 produces MEAHRSVFSASLLRRVFRGLPGAAVSVMPFCSSALRVLIFLTVMFIPDDQPGQRAAVPVWLPVLLLTVFGVLSMVIGWMWRKKQQLQKRSGGNRMRNHNGEKTMKKRRSLSVMPSRSSALRVLIFLTVTFIPVSESANPSVRVKFNETATLPCSERCSGLVRWTEFSKSTDVLAECDQTSCRSVKEGYQMIHDQYLKGNLSLIITAVDFTKRGLYTCDCDDKDLCDVTLKIEPLNTKIQKKPGESLFLDLDIPEEVEMIYNRTVAAGPSSGQICRVVGRSLQCKPDYKQRTSLASTFVLRGATPSDSGVYTIMDKRNEEAVHSYTVIVEGGEGSEAQDQVQIHKSSRSRRSAPSDDQPCRDQGAALPGWVVPVLAVLLTASVGINFWQRRENQQLRKKPEGSGVVKEDQNGADMNGLGKPGAEEQHRLAPPSNDLEAV; encoded by the exons ATGGAAGCCCACCGGAGCGTCTTCAGCGCGTCTCTTCTGCGGCGTGTCTTTCGGGGTCTGCCCGGGGCTGCAGT GTCAGTCATGCCGTTCTGCAGCTCTGCTCTCCGTGTCCTGATCTTCCTGACCGTTATGTTCATTCCTG ATGACCAGCCCGGTCAGAGAGCCGCTGTGCCAGTGTGGCTGCCTGTCCTCTTGCTCACTGTGTTTGGGGTATTATCGATGGTGATTGGGTGGATGTGGAGAAAAAAGCAGCAGCTCCAGAAGAGAAGTGGAGGCAACAGAATGAGGAACCATAATGGAGAAAAGACAATGAAGAAAAGAAGGAGCCT GTCAGTCATGCCGTCCCGCAGCTCTGCCCTCCGTGTCCTGATCTTCCTGACCGTTACGTTCATTCCTG TGTCTGAATCAGCAAATCCCTCAGTGAGGGTGAAGTTTAATGAGACGGCCACTCTGCCCTGCTCTGAGAGATGCTCTGGTTTGGTCAGATGGACTGAGTTCAGTAAATCCACTGATGTTCTGGCTGAGTGTGATCAGACTTCATGTAGATCAGTGAAGGAGGGATATCAGATGATCCATGATCAGTACCTGAAGGggaatctctctctcatcatcactgCAGTTGATTTCACTAAGAGAGGCTTGTACACCTGTGACTGTGATGATAAAGATCTCTGTGATGTGACTCTGAAGATTGAGC CCTTGAACACCAAGATTCAGAAAAAACCCGGAGAATCCCTGTTTCTGGATCTGGACATTCCAGAGGAAGTGGAGATGATTTATAACCGTACAGTTGCAGCTGGACCATCCAGTGGTCAGATCTGTAGAGTGGTTGGACGATCACTGCAGTGTAAACCTGACTATAAACAGAGAACATCACTCGCATCTACGTTTGTGCTGAGAGGAGCGACTCCTTCTGACAGTGGAGTTTATACCATCATGGACAAAAGGAATGAAGAGGCCGTCCACAGCTACACAGTGATAGTCGAAG GTGGTGAAGGTTCTGAAGCTCAGGATCAGGTCCAGATCCATAAGTCCTCTCGAAGCCGCCGCAGTGCTCCATCTG ATGATCAGCCGTGCAGAGATCAGGGAGCTGCTCTGCCTGGATGGGTGGTTCCAGTGCTGGCTGTGCTGCTCACTGCATCAGTGGGGATAAACTTTTGGCAGAGGAGAGAAAATCAGCAGCTCCGGAAGAAACCTGAAGGGAGTGGAGTTGTTAAAGAAGACCAGAATGGAGCTGATATGAATGGTCTGGGTAAACCTGGTGCAGAAGAACAGCACAGACTAGCACCACCCAGTAATGACCTTGAAGCAGTCTGA
- the LOC108414147 gene encoding uncharacterized protein LOC108414147 isoform X5 — MEAHRSVFSASLLRRVFRGLPGAAVSVMPFCSSALRVLIFLTVMFIPVSESANPSVRVKFNETATLPCSERCSGLVRWTEFSKSTDVLAECDQTSCRSVKEGYQMIHDQYLKGNLSLIITAVDFTKRGLYTCDCDDKDLCDVTLKIEPLNTKIQKKPGESLFLDLDIPEEVEMIYNRTVAAGPSSGQICRVVGRSLQCKPDYKQRTSLASTFVLRGATPSDSGVYTIMDKRNEEAVHSYTVIVEGGEGSEAQDQVQIHKSSRSRRSAPSDDQPCRDQGAALPGWVVPVLAVLLTASVGINFWQRRENQQLRKKPEGSGVVKEDQNGADMNGLGKPGAEEQHRLAPPSNDLEAV; from the exons ATGGAAGCCCACCGGAGCGTCTTCAGCGCGTCTCTTCTGCGGCGTGTCTTTCGGGGTCTGCCCGGGGCTGCAGT GTCAGTCATGCCGTTCTGCAGCTCTGCTCTCCGTGTCCTGATCTTCCTGACCGTTATGTTCATTCCTG TGTCTGAATCAGCAAATCCCTCAGTGAGGGTGAAGTTTAATGAGACGGCCACTCTGCCCTGCTCTGAGAGATGCTCTGGTTTGGTCAGATGGACTGAGTTCAGTAAATCCACTGATGTTCTGGCTGAGTGTGATCAGACTTCATGTAGATCAGTGAAGGAGGGATATCAGATGATCCATGATCAGTACCTGAAGGggaatctctctctcatcatcactgCAGTTGATTTCACTAAGAGAGGCTTGTACACCTGTGACTGTGATGATAAAGATCTCTGTGATGTGACTCTGAAGATTGAGC CCTTGAACACCAAGATTCAGAAAAAACCCGGAGAATCCCTGTTTCTGGATCTGGACATTCCAGAGGAAGTGGAGATGATTTATAACCGTACAGTTGCAGCTGGACCATCCAGTGGTCAGATCTGTAGAGTGGTTGGACGATCACTGCAGTGTAAACCTGACTATAAACAGAGAACATCACTCGCATCTACGTTTGTGCTGAGAGGAGCGACTCCTTCTGACAGTGGAGTTTATACCATCATGGACAAAAGGAATGAAGAGGCCGTCCACAGCTACACAGTGATAGTCGAAG GTGGTGAAGGTTCTGAAGCTCAGGATCAGGTCCAGATCCATAAGTCCTCTCGAAGCCGCCGCAGTGCTCCATCTG ATGATCAGCCGTGCAGAGATCAGGGAGCTGCTCTGCCTGGATGGGTGGTTCCAGTGCTGGCTGTGCTGCTCACTGCATCAGTGGGGATAAACTTTTGGCAGAGGAGAGAAAATCAGCAGCTCCGGAAGAAACCTGAAGGGAGTGGAGTTGTTAAAGAAGACCAGAATGGAGCTGATATGAATGGTCTGGGTAAACCTGGTGCAGAAGAACAGCACAGACTAGCACCACCCAGTAATGACCTTGAAGCAGTCTGA